The Devosia sp. YIM 151766 genome includes a region encoding these proteins:
- the rpoH gene encoding RNA polymerase sigma factor RpoH — MAQSNLPVLSSEGGLSRYLQEIRKFPMLEPDEEYMLAKRYKEHEDPGAAQKLITSHLRLVAKIAMGYRGYGLPISEVISEGNVGLMHAVKRFEPEKGFRLATYAMWWIRAAIQEYVLRSWSLVKIGTTAAQKRLFFNLRKVKGQIAALDDGALHPDQIKQIATTLNVTEKDVVQMNSRLSGDASLNSPMRADEGASEWQDWLVDDTPNQETILGETEEFDERMSMLNQAMDVLNERERAIFRARRLQDNPSTLEELAQQYAVSRERIRQIEVRAFEKVQDAVREAAGA, encoded by the coding sequence ATGGCCCAGTCCAATTTGCCGGTCCTCTCATCCGAAGGGGGCCTCAGCCGCTATCTTCAGGAAATCCGTAAGTTTCCCATGCTGGAACCGGATGAAGAATATATGCTGGCCAAGCGCTACAAGGAACATGAAGACCCCGGCGCCGCCCAGAAGCTGATCACCAGCCATCTGCGGCTCGTGGCCAAGATCGCCATGGGCTATCGCGGCTATGGCCTGCCGATTTCCGAGGTGATCTCGGAGGGCAATGTCGGGCTCATGCATGCGGTGAAGCGCTTCGAGCCGGAAAAAGGCTTCCGTCTGGCCACTTATGCCATGTGGTGGATCAGGGCCGCCATCCAGGAATATGTCCTGCGCTCCTGGAGCCTGGTCAAGATCGGCACCACCGCCGCCCAGAAGCGCCTGTTCTTCAACCTGCGCAAGGTCAAGGGCCAGATCGCCGCCCTGGACGACGGGGCGCTGCATCCCGACCAGATCAAGCAGATTGCCACCACTCTCAACGTCACCGAAAAAGACGTGGTGCAGATGAATTCGCGCCTCTCCGGCGACGCATCGCTCAATTCGCCCATGCGGGCGGATGAAGGCGCCTCCGAATGGCAGGACTGGCTGGTCGACGACACGCCTAACCAGGAAACCATTCTGGGCGAAACCGAGGAATTCGACGAACGCATGTCCATGCTCAACCAGGCGATGGACGTGCTCAACGAGCGCGAACGCGCCATCTTCCGGGCCCGCCGCCTGCAGGACAATCCCTCCACGCTGGAGGAACTGGCCCAGCAATATGCGGTCAGCCGCGAACGCATCCGCCAGATCGAGGTTCGCGCCTTCGAAAAGGTCCAGGACGCCGTCCGCGAAGCCGCCGGCGCCTAG
- a CDS encoding RluA family pseudouridine synthase: MADDDTDFEFEGEPVEIVVDEGFAGGRLDVVLARAHDALSRNRIKDLILTGAVSVDGRPVGEPKYRVKPGETIILLAPPPEDPDPQPENIPLDILYEDEHLIVINKPVGMVVHPAPGSPSGTLVNALIHHCGNSLKGIGGVRRPGIVHRLDKDTSGVMVAAKTEQAHKHLSEQFADHGRTGPLHRAYLGFVWGSTQSGMGTIHAPLGRDPGNRLKQAVLRQGREAITHYAVEARFGEPGWDITRVQCQLETGRTHQIRVHMAHIGHPLVSDLLYAPGFATKVNKLPDEVAGIVSGLGRQALHAAELGFEHPATGEEMLFQAELPDDLQALEDALAPYNRALAR; encoded by the coding sequence ATGGCGGATGATGATACCGATTTCGAGTTCGAGGGCGAGCCCGTTGAAATTGTGGTCGACGAAGGTTTCGCCGGCGGCAGACTCGATGTCGTTCTGGCCCGGGCGCATGACGCGCTGAGCCGCAATCGCATCAAGGATCTGATCCTGACCGGCGCCGTCTCGGTGGACGGCCGGCCGGTCGGCGAACCCAAATACCGGGTCAAGCCCGGCGAGACAATCATTCTTCTCGCCCCGCCTCCCGAAGACCCCGATCCGCAGCCGGAAAACATCCCGCTCGACATTCTTTACGAGGACGAGCACCTCATCGTCATCAACAAGCCGGTCGGCATGGTGGTTCATCCTGCCCCCGGATCGCCCTCGGGCACCCTGGTCAATGCGCTGATCCATCATTGCGGCAACAGCCTCAAGGGGATCGGCGGCGTCCGCCGCCCCGGCATCGTCCATCGGCTCGACAAGGACACGTCCGGAGTCATGGTCGCCGCCAAGACCGAGCAGGCCCATAAGCATCTTTCCGAGCAATTCGCCGATCACGGCCGCACCGGCCCGCTGCACCGCGCCTATCTCGGCTTTGTCTGGGGCTCGACCCAATCCGGCATGGGCACGATCCACGCCCCGCTGGGCCGCGATCCGGGCAACAGGCTGAAGCAGGCCGTGCTGCGCCAGGGCCGCGAAGCCATCACTCATTATGCCGTCGAGGCGCGGTTCGGCGAGCCGGGCTGGGACATCACCCGGGTGCAATGCCAGCTCGAAACCGGCCGCACCCACCAGATTCGCGTCCACATGGCCCATATCGGCCATCCGCTGGTGTCCGACCTGCTCTATGCGCCCGGCTTCGCCACCAAGGTCAACAAGCTGCCGGACGAAGTGGCCGGGATTGTCAGCGGGCTTGGCCGCCAGGCCCTGCACGCCGCCGAACTGGGATTCGAACATCCCGCCACCGGCGAGGAAATGCTGTTCCAAGCCGAACTGCCGGACGATCTGCAGGCGCTGGAAGACGCGCTGGCACCGTATAACCGGGCGCTGGCGCGGTAG
- the ftsH gene encoding ATP-dependent zinc metalloprotease FtsH, with amino-acid sequence MNGNFRNFAIWLVILFMLMGLFQVFQSSTRSISVAEKSYSQLVSDIDSGRVSSVTVTNDVVTGQLNDGTRFETIVPTGADLITKLEDRNVSITARAPESSPFWSILLSSWLPFLVIIGVWFFFIRQMQGGGRGGAMGFGKSRAKLLTETQGKVTFEDVAGVDEAKQDLEEIVEFLRDPGKFQRLGGRIPRGVLLVGPPGTGKTLLARSVAGEANVPFFTISGSDFVEMFVGVGASRVRDMFEQAKKNAPCIIFIDEIDAVGRQRGAGLGGGNDEREQTLNQLLVEMDGFEANEGVILIAATNRPDVLDPALLRPGRFDRQVVVPNPDVAGREKVLKVHVRKVPLAPDVDLKVLARGTPGFSGADLMNLVNEAALMAARRNKRFVTHAEFEDAKDKIMMGAERRTMAMTDDEKKLTAYHEAGHAIIALKVAGIDPIHKATIIPRGRALGMVMTLPESDSYSFSREKALARLTMLFGGREAEIIKFGPAKVTSGASGDIQMATNLARSMVMEWGMSEKLGRVRYKSNDQEVFLGHSVTQSQHMSDDTARIIDQEVRKLIEDGEASARDILTTYHDQWEAIAQALLEFETLTGDELRALMDGKQPVRPDDNGSAAPKASGVPSAGKAGKKRPDAPPEPGMEPQPGS; translated from the coding sequence ATGAACGGAAATTTCCGCAACTTCGCCATCTGGCTGGTTATCCTTTTTATGCTGATGGGCCTGTTCCAGGTTTTTCAGTCCTCGACGCGCTCTATTTCCGTAGCGGAAAAGAGTTACAGCCAGTTGGTTTCCGACATCGATTCGGGACGCGTTTCCAGCGTCACCGTCACCAATGATGTGGTGACCGGCCAGCTCAATGACGGCACCCGGTTCGAGACCATCGTGCCGACCGGCGCCGATCTCATCACCAAGCTCGAAGACCGCAATGTGAGCATCACCGCCCGCGCGCCGGAATCGAGCCCCTTCTGGTCGATACTGTTGTCCAGCTGGCTGCCCTTCCTCGTCATTATCGGTGTGTGGTTCTTCTTCATCCGCCAGATGCAGGGCGGCGGTCGCGGCGGCGCCATGGGCTTCGGCAAGTCGCGCGCCAAGCTGCTGACCGAAACCCAGGGCAAGGTGACCTTCGAAGACGTCGCCGGCGTCGACGAGGCCAAGCAGGACCTGGAGGAAATCGTCGAATTCCTGCGCGATCCGGGCAAATTCCAGCGCCTGGGCGGCCGCATTCCGCGCGGCGTGCTGCTGGTCGGCCCCCCGGGCACCGGTAAGACGCTGCTGGCCCGTTCGGTCGCCGGTGAAGCCAATGTGCCCTTCTTCACCATTTCCGGCTCCGATTTCGTGGAAATGTTCGTCGGCGTCGGCGCCTCCCGCGTCCGCGACATGTTCGAACAGGCTAAGAAGAACGCCCCCTGTATCATCTTCATCGACGAAATCGACGCCGTTGGCCGCCAGCGCGGCGCCGGCCTCGGCGGCGGCAATGACGAACGCGAGCAGACCCTCAACCAGTTGCTGGTCGAGATGGACGGCTTCGAGGCCAATGAGGGCGTCATCCTCATCGCCGCCACCAACCGTCCCGACGTGCTCGATCCGGCGCTCCTGCGTCCCGGCCGCTTCGACCGCCAGGTCGTGGTGCCCAATCCCGACGTCGCCGGCCGCGAAAAGGTGCTCAAGGTTCACGTGCGCAAGGTGCCGCTGGCACCCGACGTCGATCTCAAGGTTCTTGCTCGCGGCACGCCCGGTTTCTCCGGCGCCGACCTGATGAACCTGGTCAACGAGGCGGCGCTGATGGCGGCGCGGCGCAACAAGCGCTTCGTCACCCATGCCGAATTCGAGGATGCCAAGGACAAGATCATGATGGGCGCCGAGCGCCGCACCATGGCCATGACCGACGACGAGAAGAAGCTGACCGCCTATCACGAGGCCGGCCACGCCATCATCGCCCTCAAGGTCGCCGGCATCGACCCGATCCACAAGGCCACCATCATCCCGCGCGGCCGCGCTTTGGGCATGGTGATGACCCTGCCCGAGAGCGATTCCTATTCCTTCTCCCGCGAAAAGGCCCTGGCCCGGCTGACCATGCTGTTCGGCGGCCGCGAGGCCGAGATCATCAAGTTCGGCCCCGCCAAGGTCACCTCCGGCGCCTCCGGCGACATCCAGATGGCCACCAATCTGGCCCGCTCGATGGTGATGGAATGGGGCATGAGCGAAAAACTCGGCCGCGTGCGGTACAAGTCCAATGACCAGGAGGTGTTCCTGGGCCATTCGGTGACGCAAAGCCAGCATATGTCCGACGACACGGCGCGCATCATCGACCAGGAAGTGCGCAAGCTGATCGAGGACGGCGAAGCCTCGGCCCGCGACATCCTCACCACCTATCACGATCAATGGGAGGCCATCGCTCAGGCGCTGCTCGAATTCGAAACCCTGACCGGCGACGAATTGCGGGCGCTGATGGACGGCAAGCAGCCGGTGCGCCCGGACGATAACGGCAGTGCGGCCCCCAAGGCCAGCGGCGTGCCCTCGGCCGGCAAGGCCGGCAAGAAGCGCCCCGATGCCCCGCCGGAGCCGGGCATGGAACCGCAGCCCGGAAGCTAG